One genomic segment of Luteimonas galliterrae includes these proteins:
- the pbpC gene encoding penicillin-binding protein 1C, protein MRRDDGRKQPRQWRPWLRWSTVALLSSLLLLDLIFPIPLPKQRDTSILVAARDGTPLRAFADRDGIWRYPASLQTVSPLYLQALLNYEDRHFWRHPGVNPVALVRAGWQWARHGRIVSGGSTLTMQVARILDPHSRTPWGKLKQLLRALQLEAHLSKREILTLYLNRAPYGGTIEGVEAASWAYLGKPAARLSQAEAALLTVLPQSPSRLRPDREPEAARRARDKVLARMAALGVWSRAEVEDARIEPVVARALQPPLSAALLAERLRRAHPRAERIVSTIDPQLQRTLEERVAAYFSQLPERTSAALLVVDNATLEARAYVGSVTYGDKARLGHVDMVQAWRSPGSTLKPFLYGLALDDGLIHSESLLVDAPQAFGDYRPTNFDTEFNGPIGVAQALRLSLNVPAVDMLDRVGPSRFAARLANAGVELKFPRGAKPNLALILGGTGVRLEDLAGAFAAFNREGVAGRVRYAAGDARVERRLLSPGAAWIVREILEANPRPGQASEAFDPGLRPKVAWKTGTSYGFRDAWAVGGTRRYTVGVWVGRPDGTPLPGQYGAVTALPLMFEVVDSLPRVRGEAVPRPAPASVAEAEICWPLGTGADAQSAALCHRKMKAWTLDGALPPTFAERGARLWSPGLERFRIDADTGQRLSGDCARPHRAQVAEIARWPSLASPWLSSATRKASSLPSLAPDCTPDGRDAAEELHIEGINDAATLARAPGSDKPLRLQVRALGTDARVQWLLDGRWIGETRGAQVFAHDYDAGGEHTLTALANSGAWKRVRFRILR, encoded by the coding sequence ATGCGCCGGGATGACGGCCGAAAACAACCGCGGCAGTGGCGGCCATGGCTGCGCTGGAGCACCGTCGCGTTGCTTTCGTCGCTATTGCTGCTCGACCTGATCTTCCCGATCCCGCTGCCGAAGCAACGCGACACCAGCATCCTGGTCGCCGCGCGCGACGGCACTCCGCTACGCGCTTTCGCCGATCGCGATGGCATCTGGCGCTATCCGGCCTCGCTGCAAACCGTCTCGCCGCTTTACCTGCAGGCACTGCTCAACTACGAGGACCGCCATTTCTGGCGCCACCCCGGCGTCAACCCGGTGGCGCTGGTACGCGCAGGGTGGCAATGGGCGCGCCACGGCCGCATCGTCTCCGGCGGTTCGACGCTGACGATGCAGGTCGCGCGCATCCTCGATCCGCACTCGCGCACGCCGTGGGGAAAACTGAAACAGCTGCTGCGCGCGTTGCAGCTGGAAGCGCATCTGTCCAAGCGCGAAATACTGACGCTCTACCTCAACCGCGCGCCTTACGGCGGCACCATCGAAGGCGTGGAAGCCGCGAGCTGGGCGTATCTGGGAAAACCGGCGGCGCGATTGTCGCAGGCTGAAGCGGCCTTGCTGACCGTGCTTCCGCAATCGCCCAGCCGCCTGCGTCCGGACCGCGAACCGGAAGCCGCGCGTCGCGCGCGCGACAAAGTGCTCGCGCGGATGGCCGCGCTCGGCGTGTGGAGCCGCGCGGAAGTCGAAGACGCCCGAATAGAGCCGGTGGTAGCGCGCGCGCTGCAGCCGCCGCTGTCGGCGGCGCTGCTGGCCGAACGCTTGCGCCGCGCGCATCCGCGCGCCGAGCGCATCGTCTCTACGATCGACCCGCAATTGCAACGCACGCTGGAAGAACGCGTCGCCGCCTATTTCTCGCAACTGCCCGAACGCACTTCGGCCGCGTTGCTGGTCGTGGACAACGCCACGCTCGAGGCCCGCGCCTACGTCGGTTCGGTGACGTACGGCGACAAGGCACGCCTGGGCCACGTCGACATGGTACAGGCCTGGCGCTCGCCGGGTTCCACGCTGAAGCCGTTCCTGTACGGACTGGCGCTGGACGACGGCCTGATCCATTCGGAAAGCCTGCTGGTCGACGCGCCGCAGGCCTTCGGCGATTACAGGCCGACCAATTTCGATACCGAATTCAATGGACCGATCGGCGTGGCGCAGGCCTTGCGCCTGTCGTTGAACGTGCCGGCGGTGGATATGCTCGATCGCGTCGGGCCTTCGCGATTCGCAGCGCGGTTGGCCAATGCCGGCGTCGAACTGAAATTCCCGCGCGGCGCCAAGCCGAATCTGGCATTGATACTCGGCGGCACGGGCGTGCGGCTGGAGGATCTGGCCGGCGCATTCGCCGCGTTCAACCGCGAGGGTGTCGCCGGCCGCGTGCGTTATGCCGCGGGCGACGCGCGCGTCGAACGGCGCCTGCTATCGCCCGGCGCTGCATGGATCGTGCGCGAAATACTCGAAGCCAACCCGCGGCCGGGACAGGCATCGGAGGCCTTCGATCCCGGATTGCGACCCAAGGTGGCGTGGAAAACCGGCACCAGCTACGGCTTCCGCGACGCTTGGGCGGTCGGCGGCACGCGCCGCTACACCGTCGGCGTCTGGGTCGGCCGTCCGGACGGCACGCCTTTGCCCGGACAATACGGCGCAGTCACGGCCTTGCCGCTGATGTTCGAAGTGGTCGATAGCCTGCCGCGCGTGCGCGGCGAGGCCGTGCCGCGGCCGGCGCCCGCGAGCGTGGCGGAGGCCGAGATCTGCTGGCCGTTGGGCACCGGCGCCGACGCGCAGTCCGCCGCGCTCTGCCATCGCAAGATGAAAGCCTGGACGCTCGACGGCGCGTTGCCGCCCACCTTCGCCGAACGCGGCGCACGCTTGTGGAGTCCGGGCCTGGAGCGGTTCCGCATCGATGCCGACACGGGCCAGCGCCTGTCGGGGGACTGCGCGCGTCCGCATCGGGCGCAGGTTGCGGAAATCGCGCGCTGGCCATCGTTGGCGTCGCCGTGGCTTTCCAGCGCAACCCGCAAAGCGTCCAGCTTGCCGTCGCTGGCGCCGGACTGTACGCCCGACGGGCGCGACGCCGCCGAGGAGCTGCACATCGAAGGCATCAACGATGCCGCCACGCTGGCGCGCGCGCCCGGCAGCGACAAGCCCTTGCGTCTGCAAGTCCGTGCGCTCGGCACGGACGCGCGGGTGCAATGGCTGCTGGACGGGCGATGGATCGGCGAGACGCGCGGTGCGCAGGTGTTCGCCCACGACTACGATGCAGGCGGCGAGCACACGCTCACAGCGCTGGCGAACAGCGGTGCTTGGAAGCGCGTGAGGTTCCGCATTCTGCGTTGA